A genomic segment from Campylobacter concisus encodes:
- a CDS encoding phosphoribosyltransferase: MIFYSYDEFAVDAKKMAKQIKDEFDPEVILAVARGGLTLGHSLAVALNNRNLFTLNSIHYEDTNKLDTINIFNVPDLSKYTKILLVDDIIDSGESMVEIKRELLKRYPNLDIKIATVFYKEKALLLPEFKVKEAHDWIEFFWDIHI; this comes from the coding sequence ATGATATTTTATAGCTATGATGAATTTGCTGTTGATGCCAAAAAGATGGCAAAACAGATAAAGGATGAGTTTGATCCAGAGGTGATACTAGCTGTGGCAAGAGGCGGTCTAACGCTTGGTCACTCGCTAGCTGTTGCGCTTAATAATAGAAATTTATTTACCCTAAATTCTATCCATTATGAAGATACAAACAAGCTTGATACGATTAATATCTTTAACGTGCCAGATCTTAGCAAATACACTAAAATTTTGCTCGTCGATGACATCATCGATAGTGGCGAGAGCATGGTCGAGATAAAAAGAGAACTGCTTAAGCGTTATCCAAATTTAGATATCAAAATAGCGACCGTCTTTTATAAAGAGAAAGCTCTGCTTTTGCCAGAATTTAAGGTAAAAGAGGCTCACGATTGGATTGAGTTTTTTTGGGATATACATATTTAA